GCTTTCGCATAGTCAGACGGCTCTGGCGGCTTCTCATCGCTGTAAGTCACACCCAAACCACCACCCACATCAAGGTGATCGATAGAGATGCCATCCTGACCCAGCGCATCAATCAACCCCAGCAGGCGATCGGTCGACTCGATAAACGGCGCCAACTCTGTCAGCTGTGAACCGATATGGCAGTCGATACCATGCACAGAAAGGTGTGGCAGGCTATTCGCGTATTGGTAAACCTCACGGGCTCTATCAAACGCGATGCCGAATTTGTTTTCTTTCAGACCGGTAGAAATATACGGGTGGGTTTTGGCATCCACGTCCGGGTTGATACGCAGGCTGATTGGCGCCACTTTACCCAGCTCGCCCGCCACTTTGTTCAAGCGATCCAGCTCGGCTTCTGATTCGACGTTAAAGCATTTAATGCCCAGCTCCAGCGCACGCGCCATTTCCGGTTCGGTTTTACCCACGCCAGAGAACACCACTTTCTTCGGATCGCCGCCAGCCGCTAATACGCGCTCCAGTTCACCCTGTGAAACGATATCAAAACCTGAGCCCAGACGCGCCAATACATTTAGTACGCCAAGGTTACTGTTCGCCTTCACGGCGTAACAAATCAGGTGCGGATGGTCACCCACGGCTTTATCAAACGCATGCCAATGACGCTCCAGCGTCGCACGCGAATATACGTAAAGCGGTGTGCCGTATTGCTCTGCAAGCTGCGC
The nucleotide sequence above comes from Grimontia kaedaensis. Encoded proteins:
- the lysA gene encoding diaminopimelate decarboxylase — translated: MDYFNYQDDGQLWAEDLPLAQLAEQYGTPLYVYSRATLERHWHAFDKAVGDHPHLICYAVKANSNLGVLNVLARLGSGFDIVSQGELERVLAAGGDPKKVVFSGVGKTEPEMARALELGIKCFNVESEAELDRLNKVAGELGKVAPISLRINPDVDAKTHPYISTGLKENKFGIAFDRAREVYQYANSLPHLSVHGIDCHIGSQLTELAPFIESTDRLLGLIDALGQDGISIDHLDVGGGLGVTYSDEKPPEPSDYAKALLDRLSNHQDIELVFEPGRAIAANAGVLLTQVEFLKHNEEKNFAIIDAAMNDLLRPALYQAWQDIVPVQPRQGEAKTYDLVGPVCETGDYLGKDRALVLEAGDLLAVRSSGAYGFVMSSNYNTRCRAAEVMVDGDQSHLVRQREPLASLWELEQVLPE